A single window of Oerskovia paurometabola DNA harbors:
- a CDS encoding PH domain-containing protein gives MIDFDNASFVKLSPWDLTSAQKDLQQILHADEQVYLAFKGIRDSVTFTSKRILALNVQGMTGRKKDFTTLPYSKIQAYSVETAGTIDLDSELVLWFSGLGRVTLEFGRGVDIYTVNRLLGDKVL, from the coding sequence GTGATCGACTTCGACAACGCCTCGTTCGTCAAGCTCAGCCCCTGGGACCTGACGAGCGCCCAGAAGGACCTCCAGCAGATCCTGCACGCCGACGAGCAGGTCTACCTGGCCTTCAAGGGCATCCGTGACTCCGTGACGTTCACGAGCAAGCGCATCCTCGCGCTCAACGTCCAGGGCATGACGGGCAGGAAGAAGGACTTCACGACGCTGCCGTACAGCAAGATCCAGGCGTACTCGGTCGAGACCGCCGGGACGATCGACCTCGACTCCGAGCTCGTCCTGTGGTTCTCGGGGCTGGGCAGGGTCACGCTCGAGTTCGGGCGCGGCGTCGACATCTACACCGTGAACCGGCTCCTGGGCGACAAGGTCCTCTGA
- a CDS encoding helix-turn-helix transcriptional regulator, producing MNKTERLYAVAEELRRAGPGGTTGPRLARLLEVSERTIKRDVSALQQAGLPIWAQAGPGGGYVLDPSASLPPVNFTPQQAVAVAVALAALPPGSPFAVDAAAAQGKVWDALGPQARERAAALAARVWIDRGAGARPAPDGTIPPPGGATTDGDGTTGGPVPRARVHLQVLRAVEQALARSLVLAIRYRDARGHESARRVEPVILAHREDAWYLVAWCRSRDAVRWFRLDRVERADLTGETYVPRPVAEVGTPPSGAVPVA from the coding sequence GTGAACAAGACCGAGCGGCTCTACGCCGTGGCAGAGGAGCTGCGCCGCGCAGGGCCCGGCGGGACCACGGGACCCCGGCTCGCACGCCTGCTCGAGGTGAGCGAGCGCACGATCAAGCGCGACGTCTCGGCGCTCCAGCAGGCCGGCCTGCCGATCTGGGCGCAGGCCGGGCCGGGCGGCGGCTACGTGCTCGACCCGTCCGCGTCCCTGCCACCCGTCAACTTCACGCCGCAGCAGGCGGTCGCGGTCGCGGTCGCGCTCGCCGCCCTCCCACCTGGCAGCCCGTTCGCGGTGGACGCAGCGGCCGCGCAGGGCAAGGTCTGGGACGCGCTCGGTCCGCAGGCGCGCGAGCGGGCGGCGGCCCTCGCGGCGAGGGTGTGGATCGACCGGGGTGCCGGGGCGCGGCCTGCCCCGGACGGGACGATCCCCCCGCCCGGCGGCGCGACGACCGACGGCGACGGCACGACAGGCGGACCCGTGCCGCGCGCCCGGGTGCACCTACAGGTCCTGCGTGCGGTCGAGCAGGCCCTCGCGCGGTCGCTCGTGCTCGCGATCCGGTACCGCGACGCGCGGGGCCACGAGTCGGCCCGCCGGGTCGAGCCCGTGATCCTGGCGCACAGGGAGGATGCCTGGTACCTCGTCGCGTGGTGCCGGTCCCGGGACGCCGTCCGCTGGTTCCGCCTGGACCGCGTCGAGCGCGCGGACCTCACGGGCGAGACGTACGTGCCGCGGCCGGTCGCGGAGGTGGGGACCCCGCCGTCGGGCGCGGTGCCCGTCGCCTGA
- a CDS encoding GntR family transcriptional regulator, with protein sequence MAATTQARAPKGGHKHQIVRAYLSDLIANELTIGDAVPSERVLTEKFGVSRMTVRQALESLVADGVLQREQGRGTFVAPQHTDFEMRLTTFGEEARRLGLVPSTQVIDSDTLAAGRVVAEALGIAPEDRVHYVERLRFADGTPMAVERAWVPVTLAPDLLDNGVPDSLYGALRERGHSPTWGEDTIMAAEASAAEQTILAMTSVRAVLRAHRKTYSDDGACMYSQMCYRGDRYSVVVPLREARPTIVPRPAPAPELEAEPTSGSGTAETA encoded by the coding sequence GTGGCAGCGACGACGCAGGCCAGAGCACCTAAAGGCGGGCACAAGCACCAGATCGTGCGCGCCTACCTCAGCGACCTGATCGCGAACGAGCTGACCATCGGCGACGCCGTCCCCTCCGAGCGCGTGCTCACCGAGAAGTTCGGCGTCTCCCGCATGACGGTCCGCCAGGCCCTCGAGTCCCTCGTGGCCGACGGCGTCCTCCAGCGAGAGCAGGGCCGCGGCACGTTCGTCGCCCCGCAGCACACCGACTTCGAGATGCGCCTGACGACGTTCGGCGAGGAAGCACGACGTCTCGGTCTGGTGCCCAGCACCCAGGTCATCGACAGCGACACCCTCGCCGCGGGCCGGGTCGTCGCCGAGGCCCTCGGCATCGCTCCCGAGGACCGCGTGCACTACGTCGAGCGCCTGCGCTTCGCGGACGGCACGCCCATGGCCGTCGAGCGCGCGTGGGTGCCTGTGACGCTCGCCCCCGACCTGCTCGACAACGGTGTCCCCGACAGCCTGTACGGCGCACTGCGCGAGCGCGGCCACTCCCCGACCTGGGGCGAGGACACGATCATGGCGGCCGAGGCCAGCGCGGCCGAGCAGACGATCCTCGCCATGACGAGCGTCCGGGCCGTCCTGCGCGCGCACCGCAAGACCTACTCGGACGACGGCGCCTGCATGTACTCCCAGATGTGCTACCGGGGCGACCGGTACTCGGTCGTCGTCCCGCTCCGCGAGGCGCGGCCCACGATCGTCCCCCGGCCCGCCCCCGCACCGGAGCTCGAGGCCGAGCCCACCTCCGGGTCCGGCACGGCCGAGACCGCATGA
- a CDS encoding PTS transporter subunit EIIC — protein MTSVAETPKVKKGIPGFAQLQRVGRSLMLPIASLPAAALLLRLGQADMLGADGAAGTFPWLQPVADVFASAGNALFANLALLFAVGVAVGYAKKADGSTGLAAVIGYLVFKGVSDALSPYVLGKPDTPAAWLAGADPDAITAAQDGNFLDLVTAAITGGPEQKLINYGVLGGIVIGLTAAIMFQKYSRIKLPPYLAFFGGRRFVPIVTAGAAVIIAVIGALIYPWFDAGFTAIGDWVTGSTVLGAFVYGTANRLLVPIGLHHLLNSLPWFQFGSYTDASGAVWHGDIARFLHGDPTAGTFMTGFFPIFMFALPAAALAIIHTSKPKNRKLIGGIMGSAALVAFVTGVTEPLEFAFVYVAYPLYAIHAVLTGTSLALVNALGIKSGFGFSAGAIDYILNFRIATMPLWIIVIGLGYAVIYYFLFRWVITKWNLRTPGREDDDSAVGADPTADPVLVAEEKKAAEADLSPAELDARGSGAKADGGGGR, from the coding sequence ATGACGTCCGTGGCCGAAACACCCAAGGTGAAGAAGGGGATTCCCGGCTTCGCCCAGCTGCAGAGGGTCGGTCGATCCCTCATGCTGCCCATCGCCTCCCTGCCCGCCGCAGCACTGCTGCTGCGCCTCGGTCAGGCCGACATGCTCGGTGCCGACGGCGCCGCGGGCACCTTCCCCTGGCTGCAGCCCGTCGCCGACGTGTTCGCGTCCGCCGGCAACGCGCTGTTCGCGAACCTCGCGCTGCTCTTCGCGGTCGGTGTCGCGGTCGGCTACGCCAAGAAGGCCGACGGCTCGACCGGCCTGGCCGCCGTCATCGGGTACCTGGTCTTCAAGGGCGTGAGCGACGCGCTCTCGCCGTACGTGCTCGGCAAGCCCGACACCCCGGCCGCATGGCTGGCCGGGGCCGACCCCGACGCCATCACCGCGGCGCAGGACGGGAACTTCCTCGACCTGGTCACGGCGGCCATCACGGGCGGGCCGGAGCAGAAGCTCATCAACTACGGCGTCCTCGGCGGCATCGTCATCGGTCTGACCGCCGCGATCATGTTCCAGAAGTACAGCCGCATCAAGCTGCCGCCCTACCTGGCCTTCTTCGGTGGCCGCCGCTTCGTGCCGATCGTCACCGCGGGTGCCGCAGTCATCATCGCCGTGATCGGCGCGCTCATCTACCCCTGGTTCGACGCGGGCTTCACGGCCATCGGTGACTGGGTCACAGGCTCCACGGTCCTCGGGGCCTTCGTCTACGGCACGGCCAACCGCCTGCTCGTCCCGATCGGCCTGCACCACCTGCTCAACTCGCTGCCCTGGTTCCAGTTCGGCAGCTACACCGACGCGAGCGGCGCCGTCTGGCACGGCGACATCGCGCGCTTCCTGCACGGCGACCCCACGGCCGGCACCTTCATGACGGGCTTCTTCCCGATCTTCATGTTCGCCCTCCCGGCGGCCGCGCTCGCGATCATCCACACGTCGAAGCCCAAGAACCGCAAGCTCATCGGCGGCATCATGGGCTCGGCCGCGCTCGTCGCGTTCGTCACCGGCGTGACCGAGCCCCTCGAGTTCGCGTTCGTGTACGTCGCCTACCCGCTGTACGCGATCCACGCCGTCCTCACGGGCACCTCGCTCGCCCTTGTCAACGCCCTGGGGATCAAGTCCGGCTTCGGGTTCTCGGCCGGTGCGATCGACTACATCCTGAACTTCCGCATCGCGACGATGCCCCTGTGGATCATCGTGATCGGCCTCGGGTACGCGGTGATCTACTACTTCCTGTTCCGGTGGGTCATCACCAAGTGGAACCTGCGCACGCCGGGCCGCGAGGACGACGACTCGGCCGTGGGCGCCGACCCGACCGCAGACCCGGTCCTGGTCGCCGAGGAGAAGAAGGCGGCCGAGGCCGACCTGTCTCCCGCGGAGCTCGATGCCCGAGGCTCCGGGGCGAAGGCCGACGGCGGAGGCGGCAGGTGA
- a CDS encoding YbaK/EbsC family protein translates to MSTDRTRAFFDAQAPDLTVLDTGEDTATVQMAAATLGVEPGQIAKTLALRDGERSFLLVTRGDARVDNAKFKATFGTKPRMLDAESATALTGQPIGGVGPFGHSGPVTVYCDVSLQGFETVYPAAGSPTSAFAITPGRLAELAGAQWVDVSR, encoded by the coding sequence GTGAGCACCGACCGCACCCGCGCCTTCTTCGACGCCCAGGCCCCCGACCTCACGGTCCTCGACACGGGCGAGGACACCGCGACGGTCCAGATGGCCGCGGCGACGCTCGGGGTCGAGCCGGGGCAGATCGCGAAGACGCTCGCGCTGCGCGACGGCGAGCGCAGCTTCCTGCTCGTGACGCGGGGCGACGCACGGGTCGACAACGCGAAGTTCAAGGCGACGTTCGGGACCAAGCCGCGCATGCTCGACGCCGAGAGCGCGACCGCTCTGACGGGGCAGCCGATCGGCGGGGTGGGGCCGTTCGGGCACAGCGGGCCCGTGACGGTGTACTGCGACGTGTCGTTGCAGGGCTTCGAGACGGTCTACCCGGCGGCGGGCAGCCCGACGAGCGCGTTCGCGATCACGCCCGGACGGCTCGCGGAGCTCGCCGGGGCGCAGTGGGTCGACGTCAGCCGGTAG
- a CDS encoding NHL domain-containing thioredoxin family protein — MTSTTPHARLPRVRASELVGRGWLNTGGRDVSLADLRGRVVVLDFWTFCCVNCLHVLDELRELEEARRDDLVIIGVHSPKFEHEADPVALAAAVERYEVRHPVLDDPELVTWSAYTARAWPTLVVIDPEGYVVAQMAGEGHASALTALVDELVTEHRAKGTLRSVAAGAGDVYVPPAPTSGTLRFPAKAIALPGGNLLVADAGHHSLAELGPDGETLVRRIGSGERGLVDGGPDVARFSEPNGLCLVPTELRAHLGYDVLVADTVNHALRGVRLADGRVTTVAGNGQQYMVGAVDNVLAAADGGAPVGGTLAEVDGPFGSRLTVLVGANTPEQPRPAGLPATIENAGGAVLQKLSSPWDVAWVEQMGAFLVAMAGNHSLWAFDGEQGSIDLVGGTMNEGLLDGPLVDAWFAQPSGLAVGPDRRVWVADSETSALRVVTPVAGTTQGEVRTAVGQGLFDFGHRDGAADQAMLQHPLGVATLPDGSVVVADTYNGAIRRYVPADTGVDASPATVTTLATGLAEPSDVVVLLDGEPWAPGEATAAGARVDLLVVESAAHRITRVALPATLAGEVLDGGAHRTQRPVTDVVAGELRLDVPFSPAPGQKLDDRYGPSTRLTVSATPPELLLDGAGTGTDLVRALVVNPAVGEGVLHVTAQAASCDVVPLLDDGTPDPDVFPACHLAQQDWGVPVRVVDGSPDDRVLTLPLRG; from the coding sequence GTGACCTCCACGACCCCCCACGCCCGCCTGCCCCGCGTCCGCGCCTCCGAGCTCGTCGGCCGGGGGTGGCTCAACACCGGCGGCCGTGACGTCTCGCTCGCGGACCTGCGCGGGCGGGTCGTCGTCCTCGACTTCTGGACGTTCTGCTGCGTCAACTGCCTGCACGTCCTCGACGAGCTGCGCGAGCTCGAGGAGGCGCGCCGCGACGACCTCGTCATCATCGGCGTCCACTCGCCGAAGTTCGAGCACGAGGCAGACCCGGTCGCGCTCGCCGCCGCGGTCGAGCGCTACGAGGTGCGCCACCCCGTCCTCGACGACCCCGAGCTCGTCACCTGGTCCGCGTACACCGCGCGGGCCTGGCCGACGCTCGTCGTGATCGACCCCGAGGGCTACGTCGTCGCGCAGATGGCGGGCGAGGGGCACGCGTCGGCGCTCACCGCGCTCGTCGACGAGCTCGTGACCGAGCACCGCGCCAAGGGCACGCTGCGCTCGGTGGCCGCGGGGGCGGGCGACGTCTACGTGCCTCCCGCGCCGACGTCGGGCACGCTGCGCTTCCCCGCCAAGGCGATCGCGCTCCCGGGAGGCAACCTTCTGGTCGCGGACGCGGGGCACCACTCGCTCGCCGAGCTCGGGCCCGACGGCGAGACGCTCGTCCGGCGCATCGGCTCGGGCGAGCGCGGGCTCGTCGACGGCGGGCCGGACGTGGCGCGGTTCAGCGAGCCCAACGGGCTCTGCCTGGTCCCGACCGAGCTGCGCGCCCACCTCGGCTACGACGTCCTGGTCGCGGACACGGTCAACCACGCGCTGCGCGGCGTGCGCCTCGCGGACGGCCGGGTGACGACGGTCGCGGGGAACGGCCAGCAGTACATGGTGGGGGCGGTCGACAACGTGCTCGCGGCCGCTGACGGTGGTGCGCCGGTCGGTGGGACGCTCGCCGAGGTCGACGGTCCGTTCGGGTCGCGACTCACGGTCCTCGTCGGCGCGAACACGCCGGAGCAGCCCAGGCCCGCGGGCCTGCCCGCGACGATCGAGAACGCGGGCGGCGCGGTGCTGCAGAAGCTGTCCTCGCCCTGGGACGTGGCCTGGGTCGAGCAGATGGGGGCCTTCCTCGTCGCGATGGCGGGCAACCACTCGCTGTGGGCCTTCGACGGCGAGCAGGGATCGATCGACCTCGTCGGCGGCACCATGAACGAAGGTCTGCTCGACGGGCCGCTCGTCGACGCCTGGTTCGCGCAGCCGTCCGGGCTGGCCGTCGGCCCGGACCGGCGCGTGTGGGTCGCGGACTCGGAGACGTCGGCGCTGCGCGTGGTGACCCCGGTCGCCGGGACGACGCAGGGAGAGGTGCGCACCGCCGTCGGGCAGGGGCTGTTCGACTTCGGGCACCGCGACGGGGCCGCCGACCAGGCGATGCTCCAGCACCCCCTCGGGGTCGCGACGCTGCCCGACGGCAGCGTGGTCGTCGCCGATACCTACAACGGGGCGATCCGTCGCTACGTCCCCGCGGACACCGGGGTGGACGCGTCACCGGCCACGGTGACGACCCTGGCGACGGGCCTCGCGGAGCCGAGCGACGTCGTCGTGCTCCTGGACGGGGAGCCCTGGGCTCCCGGTGAGGCCACCGCGGCGGGGGCGCGCGTCGACCTGCTCGTCGTGGAGTCCGCCGCGCACCGCATCACGCGCGTCGCGCTCCCGGCGACGCTCGCGGGAGAGGTGCTCGACGGCGGCGCGCACCGCACGCAGCGACCCGTCACCGACGTCGTGGCCGGGGAACTGCGGCTCGACGTGCCGTTCTCGCCCGCACCCGGGCAGAAGCTCGACGACCGGTACGGGCCCTCGACGCGCCTGACCGTGAGCGCGACGCCGCCCGAGCTGCTGCTCGACGGCGCCGGGACCGGGACCGACCTCGTCCGAGCCCTCGTCGTGAACCCTGCGGTGGGCGAGGGCGTGCTGCACGTGACCGCCCAGGCCGCGTCGTGCGACGTCGTGCCGCTGCTCGACGACGGGACGCCCGACCCCGACGTGTTCCCTGCCTGCCACCTCGCGCAGCAGGACTGGGGCGTGCCGGTGCGGGTCGTGGACGGTTCCCCGGACGATCGGGTGCTGACGCTCCCGCTCCGGGGGTGA
- a CDS encoding PTS sugar transporter subunit IIA, with product MTAAPLTVLSPVTGTVVALSDVDDPVFSAGLVGPGTAIAPDPAEGGLVSAPVSGTVVKVHPHAFVIKHDSGQAVLVHLGINTVQLADEGFTLHVAQGDVVHQGTTLVTWDPAAIEEGGRSAVCPVVALEGKPDAVTPLAPVGTWVARGEELLIWE from the coding sequence TTGACCGCAGCGCCCCTGACCGTCCTCTCCCCGGTCACCGGGACCGTCGTCGCCCTGTCGGACGTCGACGACCCGGTGTTCTCCGCGGGACTCGTCGGTCCGGGTACCGCGATCGCTCCCGACCCCGCCGAGGGCGGCCTCGTGTCGGCCCCGGTCAGCGGGACGGTCGTCAAGGTCCACCCGCACGCGTTCGTCATCAAGCACGACAGCGGCCAGGCCGTGCTGGTGCACCTGGGCATCAACACGGTCCAGCTCGCGGACGAGGGCTTCACGCTGCACGTCGCCCAGGGTGACGTGGTCCACCAGGGCACGACGCTGGTCACCTGGGACCCTGCCGCGATCGAGGAGGGTGGCCGCTCGGCCGTCTGCCCCGTCGTCGCGCTCGAGGGCAAGCCCGACGCCGTGACCCCGCTGGCCCCGGTCGGGACCTGGGTCGCGCGCGGCGAAGAGCTCCTGATCTGGGAGTGA
- a CDS encoding alpha/beta fold hydrolase codes for MTTTQHSEDQQVHVVLVPGFWLGAWAWDDVVPHLEAAGLVPHAVTLPGLDDVATDRSHLTREDHVQAVRDVIAPLDGDVVLVGHSGGGPVIHEVVDRDPARIRRTIHVDTGPLVDGASLSPDLPAGTVEVPLPSWDELAAAGSSLDGIDEAGLARFRARAVPHPGGVAGGRVHVSDPGRLDVPATAICTSLPSEVLKQMAHPGPPLHTELGELDVTYVDLPTGHWPMFSRPADLAAEIVRAARA; via the coding sequence ATGACCACCACACAGCACAGCGAAGACCAGCAGGTCCACGTCGTCCTCGTCCCGGGCTTCTGGCTCGGGGCGTGGGCGTGGGACGACGTCGTCCCCCACCTCGAGGCCGCGGGCCTCGTACCGCACGCCGTGACGCTCCCCGGGCTCGACGACGTCGCGACCGACCGCAGCCACCTCACCCGCGAGGACCACGTCCAGGCCGTGCGCGACGTGATCGCGCCCCTCGACGGGGACGTCGTGCTCGTGGGGCACAGCGGCGGGGGGCCCGTGATCCACGAGGTCGTCGACCGCGACCCCGCGCGCATCCGTCGCACGATCCACGTCGACACGGGGCCGCTGGTCGACGGCGCGTCGCTCTCCCCGGACCTGCCCGCGGGGACGGTCGAGGTCCCCCTGCCCTCGTGGGACGAGCTCGCGGCCGCGGGGTCGAGCCTCGACGGGATCGACGAGGCCGGGCTCGCCCGGTTCCGCGCACGGGCCGTCCCCCACCCGGGCGGCGTCGCCGGCGGCCGGGTGCACGTGAGCGACCCCGGGCGGCTCGACGTCCCGGCGACCGCGATCTGCACGAGCCTGCCCTCGGAGGTGCTGAAGCAGATGGCGCACCCCGGGCCGCCCCTGCACACCGAGCTCGGCGAGCTCGACGTCACGTACGTCGACCTCCCGACCGGGCACTGGCCCATGTTCTCGCGGCCCGCCGACCTCGCGGCCGAGATCGTCCGGGCGGCGAGGGCGTAG
- a CDS encoding PTS transporter subunit EIIB: MTAADAARAAAILAGLGGVSNIEEIDPCTTRLRSLVKDPSLVDVAALRAAGAFGVMTTGRVVQVVVGPQVDTIASDLADLM, translated from the coding sequence ATGACTGCAGCCGATGCAGCACGGGCCGCCGCGATACTCGCCGGCCTCGGCGGGGTGAGCAACATCGAGGAGATCGACCCCTGCACCACCCGACTGCGGTCGCTCGTCAAGGACCCCAGCCTCGTCGACGTGGCCGCCCTGCGCGCCGCCGGCGCCTTCGGGGTCATGACGACGGGACGAGTGGTCCAGGTCGTCGTCGGCCCCCAGGTCGACACGATCGCCTCGGACCTCGCAGACCTCATGTGA
- a CDS encoding PTS transporter subunit EIIB, with amino-acid sequence MSKAEQILKGLGGDANILDLEPCITRLRVEVEDPSLVDEKTLTGAGAIAVVRTGNAIQVIVGPEADNLASDIEDLR; translated from the coding sequence ATGAGCAAGGCAGAGCAGATCCTCAAGGGCCTCGGCGGGGATGCGAACATCCTCGACCTCGAACCCTGCATCACGCGTCTGCGCGTGGAGGTCGAGGACCCGAGCCTGGTCGACGAGAAGACCCTCACGGGCGCCGGGGCCATCGCGGTCGTCCGGACGGGCAACGCGATCCAGGTGATCGTCGGCCCCGAGGCCGACAACCTCGCCTCGGACATCGAGGACCTCCGTTGA
- a CDS encoding S9 family peptidase yields MTTDDADSVPTPFHDLDRYVAIPRTGGLVMSPDGRRLVTSVSTLDAKRTAYVSALWEVDPTGQSPARRLTRSTKGESGAAFTAEGDLLFTSARPDSDASASTEGDPTSALWLLPATGGEARVVASAPAGVSAPLVARSAPVLSLAADVLPSARDLAHDAELRTARKDKKVAAILHTGYPVRYWDHDLGPSEPHRFVADLSHLTDEPARPLPADDSTAEDAAPDLPAGRVELRDVTSAVGPALREHSADLSADGTTLVTTWTVAGPGASQRSILVAIDTSTGERRTLVDEPGAEASSPVISPDGAWVVFVRETLSTPQDAPEQGLAVVPLRPGDGSDGDPDDGGANHGLRSLAASWDRWPTSAAWLPDGSGLLVTADDDGRGPVFHVAFTPDGSGADGTVSRLTSDDATFTDVRVAPDASAAYAQRTSYLEPSHPVRIELADFLAAPAGERTPVAATALRGPVESPDLPGTLTEIETAASDDVRVRGWLALPHGASAENPAPLLLWIHGGPLGSWNAWSWRWNPWILVAQGYAVLLPDPALSTGYGQDFVQRGWGSWGAAPYTDLLAITDAAEELPEVDETRTAAMGGSFGGYMANWVAGHTDRFKAIVTHASLWALDQFGPTTDASYYWQREMTPEMAAEHSPHRYVGDIVTPMLVIHGDKDYRVPIGEGLRLWYELLSASGLPAAADGSTDHRFLYFPDENHWVLQPQHSIVWYQVVQAFLAERVLGQAPGEGAARLPSTLG; encoded by the coding sequence GTGACCACTGACGACGCAGACTCCGTCCCGACCCCCTTCCACGACCTCGACCGGTACGTCGCGATCCCCCGCACGGGCGGCCTCGTGATGTCGCCCGACGGGCGGCGCCTCGTGACGAGCGTGTCGACGCTCGACGCCAAGCGCACGGCCTACGTCTCGGCGCTGTGGGAGGTCGACCCGACGGGTCAGTCGCCCGCCCGTCGCCTGACGCGCAGCACCAAGGGAGAGTCGGGCGCCGCCTTCACGGCCGAGGGGGACCTGCTCTTCACCTCGGCCCGGCCCGACAGCGACGCCTCGGCATCGACCGAGGGCGACCCGACGTCGGCCCTGTGGCTCCTGCCCGCGACGGGTGGCGAGGCGCGCGTCGTCGCCTCGGCCCCCGCCGGGGTATCGGCCCCGCTCGTCGCGCGCAGCGCGCCCGTCCTCTCGCTCGCGGCCGACGTCCTGCCGAGCGCGCGCGACCTCGCGCACGACGCCGAGCTGCGCACGGCCCGCAAGGACAAGAAGGTCGCCGCGATCCTCCACACGGGCTACCCCGTGCGGTACTGGGACCACGACCTGGGCCCGTCCGAGCCGCACCGCTTCGTCGCCGACCTCTCGCACCTGACCGACGAGCCGGCCCGTCCGCTCCCGGCGGACGACAGCACCGCCGAGGACGCCGCCCCCGACCTCCCCGCAGGACGCGTCGAGCTGCGCGACGTGACCTCCGCCGTCGGGCCCGCGCTGCGCGAGCACTCCGCGGACCTGTCCGCGGACGGGACCACGCTCGTGACGACCTGGACCGTCGCCGGACCGGGCGCGTCCCAGCGCTCGATCCTCGTCGCGATCGACACCTCGACCGGGGAGCGCCGCACGCTCGTCGACGAGCCCGGCGCCGAGGCGTCCTCGCCCGTGATCTCGCCCGACGGTGCGTGGGTCGTGTTCGTGCGCGAGACCCTCTCGACCCCGCAGGACGCGCCCGAGCAGGGCCTCGCCGTCGTGCCGCTGCGCCCGGGCGACGGCTCGGACGGCGACCCCGACGACGGTGGCGCGAACCACGGCCTGCGCTCCCTCGCGGCGAGCTGGGACCGCTGGCCGACGTCGGCCGCGTGGCTGCCGGACGGCTCGGGCCTCCTCGTGACGGCCGACGACGACGGGCGCGGCCCGGTCTTCCACGTCGCGTTCACGCCCGACGGGTCGGGGGCCGACGGCACGGTGTCACGCCTCACCTCGGACGACGCGACGTTCACCGACGTCCGCGTCGCCCCCGACGCCTCGGCCGCGTACGCCCAGCGCACGAGCTACCTCGAGCCCTCGCACCCCGTGCGGATCGAGCTCGCGGACTTCCTCGCGGCCCCCGCCGGCGAGCGCACGCCCGTCGCGGCGACCGCGCTGCGCGGGCCCGTGGAGAGCCCGGACCTGCCCGGCACGCTCACCGAGATCGAGACCGCGGCGTCGGACGACGTGCGCGTCCGGGGCTGGCTGGCCCTGCCGCACGGCGCGAGCGCCGAGAACCCCGCGCCGCTGCTGCTGTGGATCCACGGCGGGCCGCTCGGCTCGTGGAACGCGTGGAGCTGGCGCTGGAACCCGTGGATCCTCGTGGCCCAGGGCTACGCGGTCCTGCTGCCGGACCCCGCGCTGTCGACGGGGTACGGGCAGGACTTCGTGCAGCGCGGCTGGGGGTCGTGGGGTGCGGCGCCCTACACGGACCTGCTCGCGATCACCGACGCGGCCGAGGAGCTGCCCGAGGTCGACGAGACCCGCACCGCCGCGATGGGCGGCTCGTTCGGCGGGTACATGGCGAACTGGGTCGCGGGACACACGGACCGGTTCAAGGCCATCGTGACGCACGCGAGCCTGTGGGCCCTGGACCAGTTCGGTCCCACGACCGACGCGTCGTACTACTGGCAGCGGGAGATGACGCCCGAGATGGCGGCCGAGCACTCCCCGCACCGCTACGTCGGGGACATCGTGACGCCCATGCTCGTGATCCACGGCGACAAGGACTACCGCGTCCCGATCGGCGAGGGCCTGCGCCTCTGGTACGAGCTGCTGTCGGCGTCGGGGCTCCCCGCGGCCGCGGACGGGAGCACCGACCACCGGTTCCTGTACTTCCCCGACGAGAACCACTGGGTGCTCCAGCCGCAGCACTCGATCGTCTGGTACCAGGTGGTGCAGGCGTTCCTGGCCGAGCGCGTGCTCGGCCAGGCCCCGGGCGAGGGTGCGGCCCGGCTCCCGTCGACGCTGGGCTGA